One Gossypium hirsutum isolate 1008001.06 chromosome A11, Gossypium_hirsutum_v2.1, whole genome shotgun sequence genomic window carries:
- the LOC107923600 gene encoding protein HUA2-LIKE 3, with translation MAPSRRKGASKAAAAAAARRQWKVGDLVLAKVKGFPAWPATVSEPEKWGYSSNWKKVMVYFFGTQQIAFCNPADVEAFTEEKKQSLLTKRQGKGADFVRAVKEIIDSYENSKKLDQVDNYNSADGVTQANCGNSGDSSVSKDLTDTCEATEIAQADARIDALHEKESVSEQPSDAFPVKEEPVLTTYSSRKRSESVRSQKSIGQQKTSPVRRGRSSTKVESSRFQNFMMSSNDVRSVSDVATNVIQNGSQRKNKQVKKSTDASESDDVDLSVLMLNGRIDDNGSDIATVDSDAGSFNEGSSMDCSCKPEDSETVVECLEGDAELSKGLDFQIKAVVIKRKRKPFRKRVNIDSAEPLAEADLDLGISNTRQNLQNTCENINDTYSKDDGDEHLPLSKRARVRLGKLLAADEIVNSSPIEEKRINEGTVNLLQQMSPSSSHNDSATERDSLLLKDALVNVSPSKGDTEVRGSGPESSKVLRNQLGCLAGGEAALPPSKRLHRALEAMSANAADENQAIAELSTTMKILDGESHDSLMSSHVTVEDKEASGLEQHSRDLIAHSDSGIFFVSNSMPSDKFVKSSVEPLVCCQPVKSPKNQKHELHEDVFVEPMNPVSCNTHKSECLEHSSPNPEECQASFRSSCGSLYEKFPSNDDLDAEPAALSNSRAENLDERFNTSEHAEMSFDPVTVTGKTCKVSPQDDSKSEPLKSQINDSSLVNIMCEVEEEFQPELRQKTSSSFNHDDNSDKDVAVVQLSPCSADGVDSPARVSPNASLCHVSTSESASIAPSNGYCSPNVHLCPNKALCVPNADDEGKADSVTFERPKSVNKCSNYTEAQAVLLSFENMLVILTRTKESIARATRIAIDCAKFGVSSKVVEIIARNLERESSLHRRVDLFFLVDSITQCSRGLKGDVGDIYPSAIQAALPRLLNAAAPPGPNAQENRRQCLKVLRLWLERRILPESVVRHHIRELDSLSVSSSGGVFSRRSARTERALDDPIRDMEGMLVDEYGSNSSFQLPGFCMPRMLNEEDEGSDSDGESFEAVTPEHYSGVPDEQEENPASEKRRHILEDVDGELEMEDVAPEIEMSSTSGTAAINTAQTLQEHCDQHFPLPFAPPLPHDVRPSSPPLPSSPPPPPPPPPPPPPPPPPPLPPPIPRPVSGPYTNNVDSTVHTSIQNRQDDLRSLVPPSVAPRINSTVCTNAVPYNGHDPRNPPVMQVSDCNTAFNSCPVPPVNNIQQPDGPSFHNPYPPQPLHPAPTNQFAYVNSGPHVNLMRDAPPPYTDRYSSLNFDGANYYNSHERMKLAPNDLRESWRYPPPPFSGPWYADKANSSYGHGHGSYGGPHCEPTRFPNEGWGFRPPPMDHRNFFPGRPPAEAPCIWQPR, from the exons ATGGCGCCCAGCCGAAGGAAAGGCGCCAGTAAGGCGGCTGCTGCGGCTGCCGCTCGCCGCCAATGGAAAGTCGGCGATCTTGTCCTCGCTAAAGTCAAAGGTTTCCCTGCTTGGCCTGCTACG GTAAGTGAGCCTGAGAAGTGGGGCTATTCATCTAATTGGAAGAAAGTTATGGTTTACTTTTTTGGAACACAGCAAAT AGCATTCTGTAATCCTGCTGACGTTGAAGCATTTACAGAAGAGAAGAAACAATCTCTTTTGACCAAACGTCAGGGAAAGGGTGCAGATTTTGTTCGTGCAGTCAAGGAAATTATTGACAGTTATGAGAACTCAAAGAAGCTGGATCAAGTTGATAACTATAATTCTGCTGATGGAGTTACTCAGGCAAATTGTGGGAACTCAGGGGACTCATCTGTGTCAAAGGATCTGACTGACACTTGCGAGGCAACTGAGATTGCTCAAGCTGATGCAAGAATAGATGCTCTGCATGAAAAAGAATCTGTCTCAGAACAACCTTCAGATGCATTTCCGGTTAAAGAAGAACCTGTTTTGACCACATACTCATCAAGAAAAAGATCTGAAAGTGTACGATCTCAAAAATCTATTGGACAGCAGAAGACATCACCAGTTCGAAGAGGTAGAAGCTCAACAAAGGTGGAATCCTCTAGATTCCAGAACTTTATGATGTCGTCTAATGATGTTAGGAGTGTCTCTGATGTAGCAACAAATGTGATCCAGAATGGGTCCCAAAGGAAGAATAAACAAGTCAAGAAGTCTACAGATGCATCTGAGAGTGATGATGTGGACTTATCTGTGTTAATGCTGAATGGTAGAATTGATGACAATGGGTCTGACATTGCTACTGTTGATTCTGATGCTGGTAGTTTCAATGAGGGTAGCTCTATGGATTGTAGTTGTAAACCTGAAGACTCTGAGACTGTTGTTGAGTGTTTGGAGGGAGATGCTGAGTTGAGCAAAGGGCTTGATTTCCAAATAAAGGCTGTTGTCATTAAGAGAAAAAGGAAACCATTTAGAAAGAGGGTGAACATTGATTCTGCTGAGCCTCTTGCAGAAGCAGATCTGGATTTAGGAATCAGTAATACTAGACAAAATTTGCAGAATACTTGTGAAAATATAAATGACACATATTCCAAAGATGATGGAGATGAGCACCTACCCTTGTCAAAAAGAGCAAGGGTTCGCTTGGGTAAACTGTTAGCTGCTGATGAGATCGTTAATTCTTCACCAATAGAAGAAAAGCGTATTAATGAAGGCACTGTCAATTTATTGCAGCAGATGAGTCCATCAAGCAGTCACAATGATTCTGCTACTGAGAGAGACTCTTTGTTGTTGAAGGATGCTTTGGTTAATGTATCACCTTCAAAGGGTGACACTGAAGTTCGAGGGAGTGGGCCGGAATCTTCGAAAGTTTTGAGAAATCAGTTGGGGTGTTTGGCAGGTGGTGAAGCTGCCTTGCCTCCATCCAAACGCCTCCATCGTGCTTTGGAAGCTATGTCAGCTAATGCTGCTGATGAAAATCAGGCAATTGCTGAACTTTCTACAACCATGAAAATATTAGATGGTGAAAGTCATGATTCTCTAATGAGTTCTCATGTAACTGTTGAGGACAAAGAAGCTAGTGGGTTGGAGCAACACAGCAGGGATTTGATTGCTCATAGTGATTCTGGCATCTTTTTCGTATCAAATTCAATGCCTTCAGATAAGTTTGTCAAATCTTCTGTGGAACCACTTGTTTGCTGTCAACCTGTGAAGAGTCCTAAGAATCAAAAGCATGAATTACACGAGGATGTCTTTGTGGAGCCTATGAACCCTGTTAGTTGTAATACTCATAAGAGCGAATGTTTAGAACATTCATCCCCTAATCCTGAGGAATGCCAAGCTAGTTTCAGATCTAGCTGTGGTTCTTTATATGAAAAGTTCCCTTCAAATGATGATTTGGATGCTGAACCTGCTGCCTTGAGCAATTCCAGGGCTGAAAATCTTGATGAACGGTTTAATACTTCAGAACATGCTGAGATGAGTTTTGATCCTGTTACAGTGACTGGGAAAACTTGTAAAGTTTCACCTCAGGATGACTCCAAAAGTGAGCCACTGAAGTCCCAAATTAATGATAGCAGCTTAGTCAACATCAT GTGTGAGGTTGAGGAAGAGTTTCAACCAGAATTGAGGCAGAAGACTTCTTCTAGTTTTAATCATGATGACAACTCAGACAAGGATGTTGCAGTTGTCCAGTTAAGTCCATGTTCAGCTGATGGAGTAGATTCTCCGGCTAGGGTCTCTCCAAATGCTTCTCTTTGTCATGTTTCTACCTCGGAGAGTGCTAGTATTGCTCCAAGCAATGGGTATTGTAGTCCAAATGTTCACTTGTGTCCCAACAAAGCTTTATGTGTTCCAAATGCTGATGATGAAGGTAAAGCTGATTCTGTGACCTTTGAAAGACCAAAATCTGTCAATAAATGCAGTAATTACACTGAAGCACAAGCTGTTCTGTTGTCTTttgaaaatatgcttgtgatctTAACGAGGACAAAGGAGAGCATTGCTCGTGCAACGCGTATAGCAATTGATTGTGCCAAATTTGGTGTTTCTTCTAAG GTTGTGGAAATTATTGCTCGAAATTTGGAGAGAGAGTCAAGCTTACACAGAAGGGTGGATTTGTTCTTTCTTGTGGATTCCATTACTCAATGCTCCCGGGGTTTAAAAg GTGATGTTGGTGATATCTACCCTTCAGCTATTCAAGCAGCACTCCCTCGTCTACTCAATGCTGCAGCACCCCCTGGACCTAATGCACAGGAAAATCGTCGGCAGTGCTTAAAG GTTTTGAGACTTTGGTTGGAAAGAAGAATCCTTCCAGAATCTGTTGTTCGGCACCATATACGAGAACTTGATTCACTTAGTGTTTCATCTTCTGGTGGTGTGTTTTCTCGTCGTTCAGCTAGAACAGAGAGAGCATTGGATGATCCTATTAGAGACATGGAGGGTATGCTTGTTGATGAGTATGGCAG TAACTCAAGTTTTCAGCTCCCTGGATTTTGTATGCCTCGAATGCTCAATGAGGAGGATGAGGGTAGTGATTCCGATGGAGAAAGTTTTGAAGCTGTCACTCCAGAGCACTATTCTGGAGTTCCTGACGAACAAGAGGAAAACCCTGCAAGTGAAAAGCGCAGACATATTTTGGAGGATGTTGATGGTGAACTTGAAATGGAGGATGTTGCTCCTGAGATTGAAATGAGTTCAACTAGTGGCACTGCTGCAATCAATACTGCACAAACTTTGCAAGAGCATTGTGATCAGCATTTTCCACTGCCATTTGCCCCACCTTTACCTCACGATGTGCGTCCGTCATCACCACCACTGCCATCAtcaccacctccacctccacctccacctccacctccaccaccCCCTCCACCGCCTCCTCTTCCTCCACCCATCCCTCGTCCTGTTTCTGGTCCCTACACAAACAATGTTGATTCAACTGTTCATACAAGTATACAA AACAGGCAAGATGATTTGAGATCTTTGGTTCCACCATCAGTTGCACCCAGAATAAATTCAACAGTGTGCACCAATGCAGTCCCATATAATGGGCATGATCCTAGAAATCCTCCTGTTATGCAGGTTTCGGATTGTAATACTGCTTTCAACAGTTGCCCAGTGCCTCCAGTTAATAATATCCAACAACCTGATGGCCCTAGCTTTCACAATCCCTACCCTCCGCAACCTCTTCATCCTGCACCAACAAATCAGTTTGCATATGTTAATTCAGGCCCACATGTGAATTTGATGAGGGATGCACCTCCTCCATACACTGACAGATACTCTTCACTGAACTTTGATGGTGCAAATTATTATAACAGCCATGAGAGAATGAAACTGGCCCCAAATGATCTTAGAGAGAGCTGGAGGTATCCTCCACCGCCATTCTCTG GACCCTGGTATGCTGATAAGGCTAATTCATCATATGGCCATGGCCATGGTTCTTATGGTGGGCCCCATTGTGAGCCAACAAGGTTTCCAAATGAAGGATGGGGCTTCCGACCCCCTCCAATGGATCACCGGAACTTTTTTCCTGGCAGACCACCTGCAGAAG CTCCTTGCATTTGGCAGCCACGATGA